The DNA segment GCTACTCCTGTTACACGAGTATAGGCATCAGCCATATGTGCGGTTGTTTGTTCATGACGTACCGGCAGGAACCGAATATCGGCAGTAGGTAATAGATCAAGCATATCCATGAACGCTGATCCTAAAATTCCGTAAACCTCTTTTACTCCTTCAGCCACTAGTGTTTCTACAATAGCTTCACTTGGCGTCATCTTAACCTTTTTCCCTCTTATTTGTTTTACTTCGGATTCTACTTTTGCCATATAAAATTCCTCCTAAATTATTATTTATATTCATTCCCCTATCTAGCATACTGGGGATTGAAATGATAGCTTTTTATCTAAGTGTTTAATAGAATGAAGAAATACTTCAGCTGTAGACTTCAACACTACATCACGATGAAAGACGATATAGAAATTCCTTAAAAAGGATACATCTTGAATAGGGTACGTTTTCAAAAGCCCTAATTGTAATTCTTTTTTTATTGCACTTTTGGATAAAATGGAAAGCCCCAGTCCGGATTCTACCGCCGATTTTACTGCTTCCGTGCTTCCTAATTCGAACTCAACATTTAGGCTTGACGGATTTAAGCCGCTGTTAATTAGGTGCTGGTTCATGACTGTTCGTGTACCTGACCCACTTTCCCGCAATACCAATGGGAGTTCCTTTAATTCTTCCAGCAAAACAGCCGTTTTCTCCTCTTCAAAATAGTGAGGGGTTGCAACTAAAGTGAGCTCATCTTCTAGGAAAGGTTCTAGGAATAGTTCCGGATCTTCAATTGGCGCTTCAATTAACCCAAGGTCCAAGACATGGTCTTTAATCTTCCCCATAATCTGAGTCGTATTTGTGATGTCTACACTCATCCGGACCAAAGGATATTCTTTTCTAAACTCCCCTAAAATTTGCGGAAGAATATTCTCGCCAATGGTTAGGCTGCAAGCAATTTCCAGGTCGCCATAAACCTGGTCAGACATGCTCATAATTTCCTTTTCAGCCGTTTCACTTACCTTAATTATTTCCTTGGCATAACGGTAAAGAACATTCGCAGACTGTGTTAGTTGAACCTGTTTGGTAGTCCGTTCAAACAAAGTCGTATTCAGGTCTTTTTCTAGTGATTTTATCTGGGATGTGATCGTTGGCTGGGATAGATAGAGTAATTTAGCTGCTTCAGAAAAGCTTTTCTTATCAGCTACTGTGATGAATGTTTGTAGCTTCTCATAGTTCATATTCGCTCACCTTTCTATGAGAGGATGTTCAAAAAACACCTAGTATAAGCTGCGAACTCACTGTCTGCTTGTTTTTTCGGTCCTAATGTAGGCTTTGACATCGTAAAATGCTGACTTTACTGTATTCACTAAAAACTCTAAATCAGCTTCTGTTGAGGAGAGGGGTGGCGCTATAATTAGTACGTTATTGTAACCAGGTACGGTGTCACCGTTGCGTCCTATAATCAATCCATTTTCTTTACATTTTCCAATAATTGAACCAATCAATTGGTCAGAGGCCGGTTTTTTTGTCTTCTTATCCTCGACCATTTCAATGCCATAAAGGAAACCAACGCTCCTGACTTCGCCGACGTTCTCGTGTTCAATTAGCTCCTTTAATTGTCCTAAAATGGATTCACCTAGTTTATCTACACGATTTACGATCTGTTCTCTTTCAATGATTTCAATATTCTTTAATGCGACTGCACATGATGCTGGGTGCCCCCCGTATGTGGAAACGTGTCTAAAATGTGTGTGGTCACCGGCTTCTTTAAACTTTTCATAGATTTCAGATTTTACTGCAGTTGCTCCTAAAGGTAAGTAGCCACTTGTCAATCCTTTAGCCATCGTAACGATATCTGGTTCAACATCATCTGAGTGCATAAAGCCAAACATTTTTCCGGTACGTCCAAAACCAGAAACTACTTCATCCATTATTAGGAGCACATCATGTTTTTTACAAATCTCGGAAACTCTTGTTAAATACGCCTTAGATGGTATGATGACTCCCCCGCCAGAAATAAATGGCTCCATAATGACACCGGCTACGGATTCTGCCCCTTCCCACGTGATCATTTGATCAATCATTTCTGCTGCGATCAGATCACTTTTCTCCGTGTCTTCACCAAAAAGGCTACGGTAACTATATGGAGGCGAGGTGTGAAGAAAGCCCGGTACACCTGGGTCATATTTCATACGACGGTTCGCTTGCGCTGTTGCACTTAATGCCCCTAAGGTCGTTCCATGGTACGCACGGTATCTTGAAATGAATTTGTACTTTCCAGGATTTCCATTTTGACCATGGTATTGACGAGCAATCTTAAAGGCAGCCTCGTTGGCTTCAGATCCGCTATTTGAAAAAAAAGTCTTATAGGATCCACCTAAAAGTTGACTAATTTTCGCCGAAAGATCAATGGCTGGTACATGGCTCAACGTAAGGGGAAAATACGACAATTGCTTCATTTGGTCAGCCGCTGCATCAATTATTTCTTGTCGGCCATGGCCTAAATTTAAACACCATAAGCCTGATACACCATCTAAATATCTGTTCCCATTCACATCTGTAAACCATGAACCCTCACCAGATTCCGCGACCATCGTTGGTTGATTTTCAACATAGCGATGCATCGCATGCCATAGATGATCCGTATCCTTTTTCACCAAACTATCCATTTCATCTTTTACCTTCATCACATTCATCCCCTTCAACTAGATGATTAACATACAAACAGAAATTGACCATTCGGACATCCGGTTGTTCGGACCAGTTAAAAGACACTTTTACGTTCAGTGATTTAAAAAATTCAGATGGGGCTTCTCTTCCTTAATTATTTTTTCTTGATAAATTGATCGAAAACGAATACATGTCTGAACGATAGAACCCTTCTTGATACTCAACGAGATCGCCTTCGTTATCATAAATCATGCGGTTGATAATCAGGGAACATGTAGCGGGAGAAACTCCTAAATGATTAGCATCGTTTTCAAGAAATGGTCCACTTGTGATCATTTGCTCCGCATCTGCAAAATTGATTTCTAATTTCTTCTCAAGTAAATCATAAAGTGTTGCCTTATCTAGGTCATATTTCTCGAGCTTCATTCCGATCTCAACAGGATAATATTGATTTTCTATGGCGATGGGTACATCGTCTGCATAACGGATCCTTTTAATAAAATATGCCGTATCAAGCCCCGTTAATGAAATGATTGATTCATCGGGCTTCATAATACCGTGGTCAATCAGTTTTGCTCCCGGTTTCATCCCCATTCCGCGAATCGTTTCCGTCGTACTGCTTAAGTACCCTAACCATTCTTGAATGGGCTTAAATGAAACGAACGTTCCCTTGCCCTTCTTTTTTTCTAGAACGCCATCCCGGACTAGCAGATTAATTGCCTCTCTAACGGTGCTACGGCTAATCGAGAACTCCTCCATAAATTCCCTTTCACTCGGAATTTTGGTTTTATATTCTCCGTCAAAAATTTTCTTCTCTAAAATCTCCTTCAGTTGAATATGAAGTGGAACAGGATTTGTATGATCTAAAGACATTGGTGAGACCTCCGATTTTCCGTAAATAAAACACCTTCTTGCAAACGGTTCCAATACTCTTTAAAATTAGACGCCCTTTCCATTCATCATCCCCTTTCAGTGAACTTCACCCCAAGGTAGACATCCTATCCATTACTTCTAGGATAGAAGAATGCTACAGTTAACAAGTTCACTTTATCTATATCTAATTATAATCTTACCGATTCACAATTTTCAATAAATTCCGATATCAGGATATTTAATAACTGAGATAGGGAAATGTTATAAATTGGGCAAGAGAGTTTTTATCCGCGAAATCTTAACATTGTTCACAATCCACTCTATTATAAGGTGAGAAAGGTAATGACAGATAATAATAAAGAAGTGATCAGCATTGCAATTAACGGCCGAGATGCCTTTGCTCTTATTGCTTGGAAACTAACGTTTAAGCCAAGTCCAACCATGGCCATGGTTAAAACAAAAGTGGACAGGGTTGCAATTCCATCCATGATGGCAGCCGGTATTTGAATATACTCGCCAATGACATAACTTCCGAAAAGACTCATACAGATAAAACCAATTAAAAACCAAGGGAATTCTATCTTTGTTTCTCCAGCCCCATTAGAGTTTCGCTTCTTCATCCAATACATCAAGATAAAGCATAAAGGGACCAATAAAAACACTCGACCTAATTTAGCTAATAATGCAATCGCTAACGCATCCTCTCCCCCAGGCGCAGCAGCTAGTGCCACATGAGCAATTTCATGTAAGCTTACCCCAGACCAAACCCCATAATCCGAACCGGATATAGGCAGGATAGGCCGGATCAGAGTATAAAGCAGAGCAAAAATGGTTCCGGCTAAAGCAATTATACCTACCCCGATCGCCGTATCCTCCTCCTCAGATTTCACGATCGGGGATATGGCTGCAATAGCTGCTGCACCGCAAACAGCTGTTCCAACTGCAAGTAGAAGGGATAATACAAAATCAGCCTTTAGCCATTTTGCCATGAACATCATAGTTACCATTACAAAAACAATGGTTCCGATATCACGTACTAGCAAAGGCAAGCCCTGATTAAAGATAACAACAATATTTAACTTTAATCCATATAACACGATGGCATACCGAAGTAATTTTTTTGCGGAAAATTCGATACCCGGACGAATTTTTTCAGGATATTCCCAAATTTGACGACAAATGATGGCGATGATAATTGCGCAAGCAAGAGGGCCCACACGATCAAACCCCGGAATCTCAGATAACCCAAGTCCTAATAGTGCAATGAAAAAGGTGAAAGCAATTCCACCGATCCACGATAATGCCAAATTTGGTCTCTTTCCTGACTTTTTTTGCTGGCCCGAAGATTGTACCTCATCAAGTTTCTTTGCAAGCGGTTGTTGTGCCATTTTCTACATGCCCCTTTCCATCTTTTTTTCACAATAGCATAGAAAATGGCCGGTAAATTATACGGATCATTAATGGCTGTTATATAAAAAAATGATAAACCAATCCAATAAGCCCATTTTAATATGTAAACTGCTCCAAGGTGTGCATGAATACTCTCCCACCTTCGCTTACGATTAGAGGCGGGAGTTTCGAGTGTGTCAAGTACTAAGTCATGCTTAACATTCGTGAAGTTGACACGTTTGCCCTAAGGCACAATCCCGCTAGACCCTCTGCCTTGTAAGCATCGGGACATACTTTTCGTAAGATATTCAGAATGCCGTTGACATCGGCATGGATCATCGTGTCGAATTGACAATGTCTTTCATCAATAATAAAATATGTGCATATACTAATATACACATATTTTATTACCTTACACTTGGATTATAGTTAGCACTAGCCCACACACAACTTTACCAAGATTGATAAGAAGGGAAAGGTTTAAATGAAAGAAATAAACCATGAAAAACAATTAAGTACAGGAGAACAACAAGAATTAAGTGAAGAAACTTTATTTGTAGTATCTCAAACCTTCAAAGCACTAGGTGACCCCACAAGAATCCGAATTCTATATCTCCTTTTTGATAGGGAATACTCAGTAAATGACATTGCAGAAGGCTTAGACCTTAGACAGTCAACGGTTTCCCATCAATTGCGTTTTTTAAAAAACTTAAGACTTGTAAAATACCGAAGGGAAGGAACAACATTATTTTATTCCCATGATGACGTCCATGTTATGGATGTGCTTAAACAAACTATTGAACATGCGTGCCATAACTAAGCTTTTTAATAGGCATAGAATGAAAAAATTTATTAAAGATAAAGGTATCACTATTCACTTTAAATTGATATGTGTTCATATATTGACTTATTTTGATTTATTGGAGGGATTCTAATGGGGCATGGACACAACCATACTCATGGAGCAAATAAAAAGGCTTTACTGATCAGCTTTATTATTACAACGACCTATATGGTAATTGAAGCGATTGGTGGTTTTTTAACGAACAGCCTTGCCTTATTATCTGATGCAGGACATATGTTAAGTGATTCTGTATCACTGGGTGTTGGTGTTCTGGCTTTTGTAATGGGTGAAAAAGTAGCGGATTACAGTAAGACATACGGATATAAACGTTTTGAAATCCTTGCCGCTTTGTTTAATGGGGTTACTCTTGTATTAATCTCATTGTATATTTTTTATGAAGCTTATCAACGTTTTACCAACCCTCCAGAGGTTGGTTCTATGGGTATGCTAACTATTGCTATTATTGGCTTGATTGTAAATATCTCGGTGGCTTGGATACTGATGCGTCAAGGTGATACAAAAGAAAATTTGAATTTACGTGGGGCGTTTCTTCATGTTTTAGGTGACTTATTAGGTTCTGTTGGTGCTATTGTTGCTGCACTACTCATCATGTTTTTCCAATGGGGCTGGGCAGATCCTCTTGCAAGTGTCATTGTGGCCATCCTTATTTTGATTAGTGGTTGGCGTGTAGCGAGAGATGCTGTACATGTTTTAATGGAAGGAACACCTAAAAACGTCGAGATCAAAGACATTACCGATACGATCGAAGCTATTCCTGGGATTTTAGGCATTCATGATTTACACGTATGGAGTATTACAAGTGGGCAAAATGCTCTCTCCTGTCATGCAGTTGTTACAGAGAATTTGACTATTCAAGAGTGTCAGGAACTACTAAGAACTGTTGAAGCTCAACTACAGAATAAACATGTCGGACATGTGACAGTCCAATTGGAAACAAATGAACACCCTCATGAGAATTCTCTCTTGTGTAAACACGAACATGAAGGACATTCTCATTAACATGACCACTAAAATTGTTTACCTCCATTGTGCTAGCAATGGAGGCATTTTTATGAGAATTGGAGATGACACAGCCTACACTTCTTGGGACCTGAAAAAACTTGTTTCGCGCTAGTTTCTAGTCACTCCTACCGGACAACTGCATCTTCTTTTATCATCTATGCTTTGAGTAATTTAGCATTGATGGCCACAACTATAGTGCTCAAGCTCATCAGAACGGCCCCAACGGCTGGACTTAAAATAATTCCAATAGGTGCCAGAATACCTGCTGCTAACGGAATAGCAATGATATTATACCCTGCTGCCCACCATAAGTTTTGAACCATTTTCTTATACGTATTGTTGGACAATTCTATAATCGATACAATATCTTTTGGGTTACTTTTAACTAGAACGATATCTGCTGTCTCTACAGCCACATCGGTACCACTTCCAATAGCTATACCTACATCGGCTGTTGCGAGAGCGGGTGCATCATTTACACCATCACCTGTCATCGCTACTTGTCTTCCATCTGATTGCACTTTCTTCACTTGGTCTGCTTTGTGATCAGGCAATACCTCAGCATACACTTCATCCATATCCAACTGTCTAGCAACCCAATCGGCCACTTTTTTGTTATCCCCTGTCAACATGATGGAATGAACGCCTTTTTGTTTAAGAGCGGCTATCGCTTCCTTGGCTGACTTCCGTACCATATCTGCCAGAGCAATCATGCCGACCAACTGATCATCATCAAGTACAACAAACACAACTGTTTTTCCTTGTTCGGAAAGCTCATCAAAAGAAGCAGAATCATACGATATTTTTTCATCTTTCATATACCCAGGACTGACGACTTTCACATTTCTGCCCGCAACATCACCTTGGAGTCCTTTCCCTGTCATCGATTCAAAGTTTTCTACAGTATCCAAGGAAATCTCTATA comes from the Halobacillus shinanisalinarum genome and includes:
- a CDS encoding selenium metabolism-associated LysR family transcriptional regulator, giving the protein MNYEKLQTFITVADKKSFSEAAKLLYLSQPTITSQIKSLEKDLNTTLFERTTKQVQLTQSANVLYRYAKEIIKVSETAEKEIMSMSDQVYGDLEIACSLTIGENILPQILGEFRKEYPLVRMSVDITNTTQIMGKIKDHVLDLGLIEAPIEDPELFLEPFLEDELTLVATPHYFEEEKTAVLLEELKELPLVLRESGSGTRTVMNQHLINSGLNPSSLNVEFELGSTEAVKSAVESGLGLSILSKSAIKKELQLGLLKTYPIQDVSFLRNFYIVFHRDVVLKSTAEVFLHSIKHLDKKLSFQSPVC
- a CDS encoding aminotransferase; translated protein: MKVKDEMDSLVKKDTDHLWHAMHRYVENQPTMVAESGEGSWFTDVNGNRYLDGVSGLWCLNLGHGRQEIIDAAADQMKQLSYFPLTLSHVPAIDLSAKISQLLGGSYKTFFSNSGSEANEAAFKIARQYHGQNGNPGKYKFISRYRAYHGTTLGALSATAQANRRMKYDPGVPGFLHTSPPYSYRSLFGEDTEKSDLIAAEMIDQMITWEGAESVAGVIMEPFISGGGVIIPSKAYLTRVSEICKKHDVLLIMDEVVSGFGRTGKMFGFMHSDDVEPDIVTMAKGLTSGYLPLGATAVKSEIYEKFKEAGDHTHFRHVSTYGGHPASCAVALKNIEIIEREQIVNRVDKLGESILGQLKELIEHENVGEVRSVGFLYGIEMVEDKKTKKPASDQLIGSIIGKCKENGLIIGRNGDTVPGYNNVLIIAPPLSSTEADLEFLVNTVKSAFYDVKAYIRTEKTSRQ
- a CDS encoding GntR family transcriptional regulator, translated to MSLDHTNPVPLHIQLKEILEKKIFDGEYKTKIPSEREFMEEFSISRSTVREAINLLVRDGVLEKKKGKGTFVSFKPIQEWLGYLSSTTETIRGMGMKPGAKLIDHGIMKPDESIISLTGLDTAYFIKRIRYADDVPIAIENQYYPVEIGMKLEKYDLDKATLYDLLEKKLEINFADAEQMITSGPFLENDANHLGVSPATCSLIINRMIYDNEGDLVEYQEGFYRSDMYSFSINLSRKNN
- a CDS encoding YeiH family protein, with product MAQQPLAKKLDEVQSSGQQKKSGKRPNLALSWIGGIAFTFFIALLGLGLSEIPGFDRVGPLACAIIIAIICRQIWEYPEKIRPGIEFSAKKLLRYAIVLYGLKLNIVVIFNQGLPLLVRDIGTIVFVMVTMMFMAKWLKADFVLSLLLAVGTAVCGAAAIAAISPIVKSEEEDTAIGVGIIALAGTIFALLYTLIRPILPISGSDYGVWSGVSLHEIAHVALAAAPGGEDALAIALLAKLGRVFLLVPLCFILMYWMKKRNSNGAGETKIEFPWFLIGFICMSLFGSYVIGEYIQIPAAIMDGIATLSTFVLTMAMVGLGLNVSFQAIRAKASRPLIAMLITSLLLSVITFLTL
- a CDS encoding ArsR/SmtB family transcription factor, which produces MKEINHEKQLSTGEQQELSEETLFVVSQTFKALGDPTRIRILYLLFDREYSVNDIAEGLDLRQSTVSHQLRFLKNLRLVKYRREGTTLFYSHDDVHVMDVLKQTIEHACHN
- a CDS encoding cation diffusion facilitator family transporter, producing the protein MGHGHNHTHGANKKALLISFIITTTYMVIEAIGGFLTNSLALLSDAGHMLSDSVSLGVGVLAFVMGEKVADYSKTYGYKRFEILAALFNGVTLVLISLYIFYEAYQRFTNPPEVGSMGMLTIAIIGLIVNISVAWILMRQGDTKENLNLRGAFLHVLGDLLGSVGAIVAALLIMFFQWGWADPLASVIVAILILISGWRVARDAVHVLMEGTPKNVEIKDITDTIEAIPGILGIHDLHVWSITSGQNALSCHAVVTENLTIQECQELLRTVEAQLQNKHVGHVTVQLETNEHPHENSLLCKHEHEGHSH